A single genomic interval of Camelina sativa cultivar DH55 chromosome 11, Cs, whole genome shotgun sequence harbors:
- the LOC104724138 gene encoding calmodulin-1: MADQLTDEQISEFKEAFSLFDKDGDGCITTKELGTVMRSLGQNPTEAELQDMINEVDADGNGTIDFPEFLNLMAKKMKDTDSEEELKEAFRVFDKDQNGFISAAELRHVMTNLGEKLTDEEVEEMIREADVDGDGQINYEEFVKIMMAK; the protein is encoded by the exons ATGGCGGATCAACTCACTGACGAACAGATCTCCGAATTCAAGGAAGCTTTTAGCCTCTTCGACAAAGATGGCGATG GTTGCATCACAACCAAAGAACTGGGTACAGTTATGCGTTCACTAGGACAGAACCCAACAGAGGCTGAGCTCCAAGACATGATCAACGAGGTTGATGCAGATGGTAACGGCACCATCGACTTTCCCGAGTTTCTGAACCTGATGGCTAAGAAGATGAAAGACACTGACTCAGAGGAAGAACTAAAAGAAGCATTCAGGGTTTTCGACAAGGACCAGAACGGTTTCATCTCCGCTGCTGAGCTACGCCATGTGATGACCAATCTTGGGGAGAAGCTAActgatgaagaagttgaagagatGATCCGTGAGGCTGATGTTGATGGAGATGGTCAGATTAACTATGAGGAGTTCGTCAAGATTATGATGGCTAAGTGA